Proteins co-encoded in one Nicotiana sylvestris chromosome 7, ASM39365v2, whole genome shotgun sequence genomic window:
- the LOC138873791 gene encoding uncharacterized protein, whose amino-acid sequence MEVYFDDMLVKLAQVGDHFQHLFDTFQTLRNYNMKLNPEKCAFGMASVLKKQNQVEWTDEFQQALKDLKSYLSNPPLLAKPKDGERLLVYLAVSEVADLADVLADFNINLVPEEEKELQIVIKSAPQLVVNQMQGTYIAREARMQKYLEKVWVLVRQFQLWKAVQIPKEENVEADALANLAYVMEITNAENVIVIHLFHSALDQDKNKGMDQKDGVIQCSRFHTSKL is encoded by the exons ATGGAAGTCTATTTTGACGATATGCTAGTCAAATTAGCACAAGTGGGAGACCATTTTCAACATTTGTTTGACACTTTCCAGACTCTCCGTAATTACAATATGAAGCtaaacccagaaaaatgtgcttTTGGCATGGCTTCAG taTTGAAAAAGCAGAATCAAGTTGAATGGACTGATGAATTCCAACAAGCCCTCAAGGACCTAAAAtcgtatttgtcaaatccacctttgCTAGCCAAACCAAAAGATGGAGAAAGACTGCTTGTTTACCTTGCTGTCTCAGAAGTGGCG GATTTAGCAGATGTTTTAGCAGATTTCAACATAAATTTAGTTcctgaagaagaaaaagaattacag ATTGTAATCAAAAGTGCCCCACAGCTAGTAGTTAACCAAATGCAGGGGACATACATAGCAAGAGAGGCACGAATGCAAAAATATCTAGAAAAGGTATGGGTATTAGTCAGACAATTTCAGTTGTGGAAGGCCGTACAAATACCTAAGGAGGAGAATGTGGAGGCGGATGCACTGGCCAATCTTGCATATGTTATGGAAATAacaaatgcagaaaatgtcattgtaatacatttgtttcattcggCACTCGACCAAGACAAGAacaag GGAATGGACCAAAAAGATGGAGTAATCCAGTgttcgagatttcatacttcaaagctctaa